In Malania oleifera isolate guangnan ecotype guangnan chromosome 8, ASM2987363v1, whole genome shotgun sequence, a single window of DNA contains:
- the LOC131161528 gene encoding uncharacterized protein LOC131161528, giving the protein MSRDRGNENLPSEDIGWHFGTAVDGNRHVIMCKLCGKIIKGGITRLKQHLAHKKGQVAGCSNVTTQVREQMMKHLQQYAEKKRDKQKRQEEAEAQIRGDFENLSDEEDLEEESMRFARQESIRSQQQWEERQRFRARTSRGGNIYEEGGGSGSGATSGFNRAGARSYSGREAGGSGRQWINPDAPEARLKAMDPILERSKSAKQPKINTKLLKSLRSKLGKAVGKFLIYNRIPANVADSPFMQPMLDIAAEVGKGVKGPSPYEISEIYLEQEYQEMKNYIASFAGIWKERGVTLMCDGWSGPTRKHIINFLVYCDRGTVFHKSVDASDVPSRTAEYYFRLMDEVVEEIGEENVVQVVTDNEVAMKAGGKLLMQKRPNLYWTACAAHCIDLILEDIGKKSNVKKVLEDARTITSFIYNHTWTVNFMKKFTNNRELLRPAITRFATNFIALETIVRHKQALREMFTSDAWKNSRFGMAKSGPAYDLKKIILGKEFWQKASDIIKVQEPLVKVLKLVDGDEKPTMGFIYEAIDRAKLAIQKDCRFYKDY; this is encoded by the exons atgtcacgtgatagaggaaatgagaacttacctagtgaggatattggatggcattttggtactgcggtggacggtaatagacatgttattatgtgtaagttatgtgggaagataattaaagggggcattacacgcttgaaacaacacttggcacataaaaaaggtcaagtagctggatgctcaaatgtgaccacacaagtcagagaacaaatgatgaaacatctacaacagtatgctgagaagaaaagagataaacaaaaaaggcaagaagaagcagaagcccaaattagaggagattttgagaatttgagcgatgaagaagacttggaagaagaaagtatgagatttgctcgacaagaaagcatacgatcacagcaacaatgggaagagagacaaagatttcgagcaagaacatctagagggggtaatatttatgaagagggaggtggctctggcagtggtgctaccagtggtttcaatagagcaggagctcgatcttatagtggtcgagaagctggaggtagtggacgacaatggatcaatcctgatgcccctgaagctagactaaaggcaatggatcctattttagaaagaagtaagagtgcgaaacaaccaaaaatcaacacaaagttactgaaaagtttaagaagtaaattaggaaaagcagttggaaaattcctaatttataatcggattccagcaaatgtagctgactctccatttatgcagcctatgcttgatattgctgcagaagttggaaagggggtgaagggtccatcaccctatgagatatctgaaatttatttggagcaagagtatcaagaaatgaaaaattatatagcttcttttgctggaatttggaaggagagaggtgtaacccttatgtgtgatggttggtcaggaccaactagaaaacacattataaactttttagtttattgcgatagaggcaccgtgtttcataaatcagttgatgcctctgatgtaccaagcagaacagctgaatattatttcag attaatggacgaggtggttgaagaaattggagaggagaatgttgtccaagtagtgactgataatgaagttgcaatgaaggcaggaggaaaattattaatgcagaagaggcccaatctctattggacagcatgtgcagctcattgcatagaccttattcttgaagatattggtaagaaaagtaacgtgaagaaggtcttagaagatgcaagaacaataacctcgtttatttacaaccacacatggacagtgaattttatgaagaaattcacaaataatagggagttacttcgccctgccatcactcgatttgccacaaatttcattgctttggagactattgtcaggcataaacaagcactaagggaaatgtttacatctgatgcttggaaaaactcaaggtttgggatggcaaaatcaggcccagcatatgatttaaagaaaattatcttaggcaaagagttttggcaaaaggcctctgatataattaaagtgcaagaacccttagtgaaagttcttaaattggttgatggtgatgaaaaaccaaccatgggcttcatatacgaggcaattgatagggcgaaattggccattcaaaaagattgccggttttacaaagactattga